A genome region from Chengkuizengella sp. SCS-71B includes the following:
- a CDS encoding Xaa-Pro dipeptidyl-peptidase, whose protein sequence is MSKKSLVMIFSTIVVLVFILLISIQSLYINGNEQRQKDQEEITIDLNIQKDKESKQTINTGDNDNVEVQSNDRKTQPAYSYSDAIVESVFVETTVDSDNDGHFDRIHANIIRPKETENDLKVPVIYEITPYLKGLNPLTFHDVNVELNAVDGNGNAKGKPFISSDFPGSYDDYFVPHGYAVVIAESIGTALSDGCPTIGDENEVLAASSVIDWLNGRANAFSEDGQPVYADWSTGNVGMIGMSYNGTLDNGVAVTGIEGLKTIVPIAAISSWYDYYRANGAVVAPGGYQGEDTDILANAILTRENSEVCNEVVNELEHTQDRVTGDYNEFWDHRNYLNEVKNINASVFVVHGLNDWNVKTKQFSQWWDALGKNDISRKLWLHQEGHRNPKSIRENEWYETLHRWFDFWLYDIDNGIMDEPMVNIQREDLSWEIEDNWPAEGAESTTLYLNHNSNIQVGTLNLQSIPNNQKNSITLIDDPMVQAEVLVANPEESNPNRIVFMTNELIDSVRISGTPEVSIRASLDHPVSNLTAILVDYSKTSSKIVTRGWMDPQNINDVNKSKLLNPNQNYTFNWDMQPDDYVFEEGHRIGIVFIASDFEYTLRPPAGKKLTLYPEKSKVILPIVGGSDALKW, encoded by the coding sequence ATGAGTAAAAAAAGTCTTGTAATGATATTTAGTACCATAGTAGTGCTAGTATTCATATTGTTAATATCTATTCAAAGTTTATATATAAACGGAAATGAGCAACGACAAAAAGATCAAGAAGAGATAACAATAGATCTAAATATTCAAAAAGACAAAGAAAGCAAACAAACTATAAACACGGGCGATAATGATAATGTGGAAGTTCAAAGTAATGATCGCAAGACTCAACCTGCTTACTCTTATAGTGATGCTATTGTTGAATCAGTGTTTGTTGAGACAACTGTTGATAGTGACAATGATGGTCATTTTGATCGGATCCATGCCAATATAATTAGACCTAAGGAGACAGAGAATGACCTTAAGGTTCCAGTAATATATGAAATTACACCCTATTTGAAAGGGCTGAACCCACTAACTTTTCATGATGTGAACGTTGAATTAAATGCTGTAGATGGGAATGGGAATGCTAAAGGAAAACCTTTTATTAGTTCGGATTTCCCAGGTTCTTATGACGATTATTTCGTACCACACGGATATGCTGTAGTTATTGCTGAAAGTATTGGAACTGCCCTATCAGATGGTTGTCCTACTATAGGTGATGAAAATGAAGTGCTCGCTGCTAGTTCCGTGATTGACTGGTTGAATGGTCGTGCTAATGCTTTTTCTGAAGATGGACAGCCTGTATATGCTGATTGGTCAACAGGTAATGTTGGCATGATCGGGATGTCCTACAATGGCACATTAGATAATGGAGTTGCTGTTACAGGTATAGAAGGGTTAAAAACAATTGTGCCGATTGCAGCAATTAGCAGCTGGTACGATTACTATCGTGCTAACGGTGCTGTAGTAGCACCGGGGGGTTACCAAGGAGAGGACACTGATATTTTAGCTAATGCAATACTTACGAGAGAAAATTCTGAAGTATGCAATGAAGTTGTAAATGAATTGGAGCATACTCAAGATAGAGTGACGGGAGATTATAACGAATTTTGGGATCATCGAAATTATTTGAATGAAGTAAAGAATATAAATGCTAGCGTTTTTGTTGTTCATGGTTTAAATGATTGGAATGTTAAAACAAAACAATTTTCTCAATGGTGGGATGCTCTGGGTAAAAATGATATTTCACGTAAACTTTGGTTACATCAAGAAGGGCATAGGAATCCAAAAAGTATACGGGAAAATGAATGGTATGAAACATTACATAGATGGTTTGACTTCTGGCTTTATGATATAGACAATGGAATAATGGATGAACCCATGGTGAATATCCAACGTGAAGATTTATCTTGGGAGATTGAAGACAATTGGCCAGCTGAAGGGGCTGAATCTACAACGCTTTATTTAAATCACAATTCTAACATTCAAGTTGGAACGCTAAACCTTCAGTCTATCCCTAATAATCAAAAGAATTCAATTACATTAATAGATGATCCGATGGTACAAGCTGAGGTATTGGTGGCTAATCCTGAAGAAAGTAACCCTAATCGAATAGTATTCATGACAAATGAACTCATTGATTCTGTTAGAATTAGTGGTACACCAGAAGTAAGCATACGTGCAAGTTTAGATCATCCTGTATCAAATCTTACAGCGATATTAGTAGACTATAGCAAAACTTCGTCTAAGATAGTTACACGTGGATGGATGGATCCACAAAATATAAATGATGTGAATAAATCAAAACTTTTGAATCCAAATCAGAACTATACTTTTAATTGGGATATGCAGCCTGATGATTATGTATTTGAAGAAGGTCATCGTATTGGTATTGTTTTTATTGCAAGTGATTTTGAATACACATTACGACCTCCAGCAGGTAAGAAATTAACGTTATATCCAGAAAAGAGCAAAGTGATTTTACCTATTGTGGGGGGGAGTGATGCATTAAAATGGTAA
- a CDS encoding SRPBCC family protein: protein MPIVKISMFIDAPQKVCFDLARSIEVHMLSTSKTREKAIAGKTSGLIELHESVTWEAVHFGIRQRLTAKITEFDSPNLFVDEQVSGAFKRFKHIHEFISYQGGTHMIDTFEYTAPFGVFGKLADIIFLKKYMYKFLTTRNETLKMMAEEVQKSKC from the coding sequence ATGCCTATCGTTAAGATTTCAATGTTTATTGATGCACCTCAGAAAGTTTGCTTTGATCTTGCTCGAAGTATTGAAGTACATATGTTGTCTACTTCAAAAACTAGGGAGAAGGCAATAGCTGGTAAAACAAGTGGATTGATAGAATTACATGAGTCCGTTACTTGGGAAGCAGTGCATTTTGGTATACGTCAAAGATTAACAGCAAAAATTACTGAGTTTGATTCTCCAAATTTATTTGTGGATGAACAAGTAAGTGGTGCTTTTAAACGATTTAAACATATTCATGAGTTTATATCTTATCAAGGTGGAACACATATGATTGATACCTTTGAATATACTGCTCCTTTTGGTGTATTTGGAAAACTAGCTGATATTATTTTTCTAAAGAAATATATGTATAAATTCTTAACAACAAGGAATGAAACTTTGAAAATGATGGCGGAGGAAGTACAAAAGAGCAAATGTTAA
- a CDS encoding stalk domain-containing protein, translated as MKKSTIFLILFILSFIFSATVLAAEESKIEVWIDGKQIQFDQGPFIKDGTAFVPFRALFSELGLNVKWDQDTKIVIGENDGLIVELSLNNNQFTVNGETIELLVPPELVNNHTYVPLRVVGESTGKSVKWNVETKAISILSHESQVNEQSESVADSNYIVKVNGESIDKDKLIDLMVQQLGKEKTDALVQQLINRTLVAQELAKQGLNVTDEELANGVAKEIERFKASIGSDEEVEAYLLQYGMTMEDYQKVVEDIIPFQLQIEKLFESRVNVTDEEIATYYEENLFFYTEEEQVKASHILVETKEEAEAIMQQINDGADFAELAKEHSIDPGSGANGGDLGFFGRGMMVPVFEEAAFNLSVGEVSQIVQSNFGFHIIKATDKKEAKTPTLEEKQEEIKEELLKVKSREQYQLWIEDAKNQSVIEVLF; from the coding sequence TTGAAAAAAAGCACTATATTTTTAATCTTGTTTATTCTATCTTTTATATTTTCTGCGACGGTATTAGCAGCAGAAGAATCAAAGATAGAAGTTTGGATTGACGGAAAGCAAATACAATTTGACCAAGGACCATTTATAAAAGATGGGACTGCATTTGTTCCTTTTAGGGCTTTGTTTAGTGAGTTGGGATTAAATGTGAAATGGGATCAAGATACAAAAATAGTCATTGGGGAAAATGACGGTTTAATCGTTGAATTGTCACTAAATAATAATCAATTTACTGTAAATGGAGAAACGATCGAATTGTTAGTCCCTCCGGAATTAGTTAATAATCATACTTATGTACCCTTAAGAGTTGTAGGAGAATCTACAGGGAAAAGTGTAAAATGGAATGTTGAAACGAAAGCAATATCTATTTTGAGCCATGAATCACAGGTAAATGAACAATCAGAATCAGTTGCAGACTCAAATTATATTGTTAAAGTGAATGGGGAAAGCATTGATAAGGACAAGCTAATTGACCTGATGGTTCAACAACTAGGGAAAGAAAAGACTGATGCTTTAGTTCAACAACTTATTAATCGAACTTTAGTAGCCCAAGAATTAGCAAAACAAGGGTTGAATGTGACAGATGAAGAGCTAGCAAATGGTGTAGCCAAAGAAATTGAACGCTTTAAAGCTTCAATTGGTTCTGATGAAGAAGTGGAAGCTTATTTACTCCAATACGGAATGACTATGGAAGACTATCAAAAAGTGGTAGAAGATATTATTCCATTCCAACTTCAGATTGAAAAATTATTTGAATCAAGAGTCAATGTAACAGATGAAGAAATTGCAACTTATTATGAAGAAAATTTATTTTTTTATACAGAAGAAGAGCAGGTAAAAGCCTCTCATATCTTAGTAGAAACGAAAGAAGAAGCAGAGGCTATCATGCAACAAATTAATGATGGTGCAGATTTTGCAGAGCTGGCTAAAGAACATTCAATAGACCCAGGAAGTGGTGCGAATGGAGGAGATTTAGGTTTCTTTGGACGAGGTATGATGGTACCTGTATTTGAGGAAGCCGCTTTTAATTTATCCGTTGGTGAAGTTAGTCAAATCGTACAAAGTAATTTTGGATTCCATATTATTAAAGCAACAGATAAAAAAGAGGCAAAAACACCTACTCTTGAGGAAAAACAAGAAGAAATCAAAGAAGAGTTATTAAAAGTTAAAAGCAGAGAACAATACCAATTGTGGATAGAAGATGCTAAAAATCAATCAGTAATTGAAGTTTTATTTTAA
- a CDS encoding TOTE conflict system archaeo-eukaryotic primase domain-containing protein, giving the protein MDVLGLHKKIKKLLLEIEQLQIENISLRNENARLKEICKTNKDMLKINHSNLQQHKKIDKLQENIDKVHQYSNADLKISLFRNLFCTREDIYAVRWESKTGKMGYSPSCSNECSSVNRKITFRSWCPSMDLL; this is encoded by the coding sequence ATGGATGTGTTAGGTTTACATAAAAAAATAAAAAAATTATTACTAGAAATAGAACAACTACAAATCGAAAACATCTCTCTAAGAAATGAAAATGCTCGACTTAAAGAAATATGTAAAACAAACAAAGATATGTTAAAAATAAATCATTCTAATTTACAACAGCATAAAAAAATAGATAAATTACAAGAAAACATAGATAAAGTTCATCAATATTCAAATGCAGATCTAAAAATTTCTTTATTTAGAAACTTGTTTTGCACTAGAGAAGATATATACGCTGTTCGATGGGAGAGTAAAACAGGTAAAATGGGTTATTCACCTTCATGTTCAAATGAATGTTCCAGTGTCAATAGAAAAATCACGTTCCGGTCATGGTGCCCATCTATGGATCTTCTTTGA
- a CDS encoding TOTE conflict system archaeo-eukaryotic primase domain-containing protein, with protein sequence MNVPVSIEKSRSGHGAHLWIFFEEAISASLARKLGCLILSKTMNSRHQIGLDSYDRLFPNQDTLPKGGFGNLIALPLQGLPRKKGNSIFVDMYFQPYKDQWEFLFSIKKLKLDEVEVILQKSSNVSSLLDAKSFSDINELFGNEHFNKSAKSNIHETLPEVVKVTMSNMVYIEKKLIPALLMGKITKLATFPNSEFYKAQAMRLSTHGKPRVISCSEEFENEIALPRGCFQNVKELFEQHEIKIDLSDERTEGVKIDVQFTGKLTMLQDAATRAILSNDIGILSAATAFGKTVVGANIIAQRKVNTLVLVHRKELMIQWKERLNAFLDFETIGVIGGGGKIKRTNLIDIATIQSMNQKRIIKDFINDYGQIIVDECHHISAFRFEQVLKKANSKYIVGLTATPTRKDGHHPIVMMQCGPIRLKIDAKSQAAERAFQLKVIPRYTEFKLSTNSTDSSIQDIYKWLIYDESRNNLIFDDILNCLEQGRSPILLVERMAHLEYFQKRLDKFAKNIVVLRGGMSKRQREAIKKQLESIPDSEERVLIATGKLIGEGFDDSRLDTLFLVHPISWRGTLQQYAGRLHRNHNGKNEVLIYDYVDHQVPVLANMYKKRIKGYRSMGYQGMESTT encoded by the coding sequence ATGAATGTTCCAGTGTCAATAGAAAAATCACGTTCCGGTCATGGTGCCCATCTATGGATCTTCTTTGAAGAAGCAATTTCAGCATCTTTAGCAAGGAAATTAGGTTGCTTAATTTTATCCAAAACAATGAATAGTAGACATCAGATTGGGCTAGATTCATATGATAGATTATTTCCAAATCAAGACACTCTTCCAAAAGGAGGTTTTGGTAACTTAATAGCATTACCTCTGCAAGGTCTTCCAAGGAAGAAAGGCAATAGTATATTTGTAGATATGTATTTTCAACCATATAAAGATCAGTGGGAATTTCTGTTCTCAATAAAAAAATTGAAGTTAGATGAAGTAGAAGTTATTTTACAAAAGTCTTCAAATGTTTCTTCATTACTGGACGCTAAGAGCTTCTCAGATATTAATGAACTTTTCGGAAATGAACACTTTAATAAATCAGCTAAATCTAATATTCATGAAACTTTACCAGAAGTAGTGAAGGTAACAATGTCTAATATGGTTTATATAGAAAAAAAACTAATCCCAGCCCTTTTGATGGGTAAAATAACAAAATTAGCTACATTTCCAAATTCAGAGTTTTATAAAGCACAAGCAATGAGGCTATCTACACATGGGAAACCTAGAGTGATTTCGTGCTCTGAGGAATTTGAAAATGAAATTGCATTACCAAGAGGATGTTTTCAGAATGTGAAAGAGTTATTTGAACAACATGAAATAAAAATAGATCTTAGTGATGAGCGAACCGAAGGGGTTAAAATTGATGTTCAGTTTACTGGTAAATTAACAATGCTACAAGATGCGGCTACCCGTGCTATTTTATCTAATGATATTGGCATTCTTTCAGCAGCAACAGCATTTGGCAAAACAGTAGTTGGTGCAAATATAATAGCACAAAGAAAAGTAAATACTTTAGTATTGGTTCATCGAAAAGAACTTATGATTCAATGGAAGGAAAGGTTAAATGCATTTTTAGATTTTGAGACTATAGGTGTGATAGGAGGAGGTGGAAAAATAAAAAGAACTAATTTAATTGATATTGCAACTATTCAAAGTATGAACCAAAAAAGGATTATTAAAGATTTTATCAATGACTATGGTCAAATCATTGTTGATGAATGTCATCATATTTCCGCTTTCCGTTTTGAGCAGGTTTTAAAGAAAGCAAATTCAAAATATATCGTAGGTTTAACTGCTACACCTACACGGAAAGACGGACATCACCCAATCGTTATGATGCAATGTGGACCAATACGTTTGAAAATAGATGCAAAGTCTCAAGCAGCAGAGCGAGCTTTCCAACTTAAAGTAATCCCTCGCTACACTGAATTTAAATTATCTACTAATTCTACAGATTCATCAATACAGGACATTTATAAATGGTTGATTTACGATGAATCGAGAAATAATCTTATATTTGATGATATATTAAACTGTCTTGAACAAGGAAGGTCTCCAATTTTATTAGTTGAAAGAATGGCTCATTTAGAATATTTTCAAAAAAGACTTGATAAATTTGCAAAAAATATAGTCGTCTTACGTGGAGGTATGAGTAAAAGGCAGAGGGAAGCAATTAAAAAACAACTGGAGTCAATCCCAGATTCAGAAGAACGGGTATTGATTGCTACAGGAAAGTTAATCGGAGAAGGCTTTGATGATTCTCGTTTAGATACATTGTTCCTAGTTCATCCAATATCTTGGAGAGGTACTTTACAACAATATGCAGGTAGGCTACACCGTAATCATAATGGAAAAAATGAAGTGCTAATCTATGATTATGTTGACCACCAAGTACCTGTGTTGGCAAACATGTATAAAAAACGAATAAAAGGATATCGTTCTATGGGTTATCAAGGTATGGAGAGTACAACTTGA
- a CDS encoding SpoVR family protein has protein sequence MKQLEKAIENIVEIAKEFQLDFYPMRYEICPSDIIYTFGAYGMPTRFSHWSFGKTFHKMKMQYDLGLSKIYELVINSNPCYAFLLDGNSLIQNKLIVAHVLAHCDFFKNNAHFSNTNRDMINSMSSTAERIHQYEYEHGTENVEKFIDAVLAIQEHVDPSLYRKYNTDQNKKKMKNEESAEGKTGFEDLWDLENQSEQAEKKDESDKPVLKFPKKPEKDIMWFIEEHSPILEDWQRDILSMLREEMLYFWPQIQTKIMNEGWASYWHVRILREMDLTSEETVEFAKLNSSVVQPSQQTLNPYYLGIKIFEDIEKRWDRDKIFEVREIDSDTSFIRNYLTKELVEDLDLYIFEKQGREWKVTDKTWENIRDQLVSSRTNGGFPYLVVENGNFKNNGELYLKHEYEGLELDLKYTERTLPYLEQLWGKNVHLETKIEDKPVVFSFKDQKMQRRFL, from the coding sequence ATGAAACAACTTGAAAAAGCAATTGAGAATATAGTTGAAATCGCCAAAGAGTTTCAGCTTGATTTTTACCCAATGCGTTATGAAATTTGCCCTTCTGATATTATTTACACCTTCGGGGCCTATGGAATGCCAACTCGATTCTCTCATTGGAGTTTTGGAAAAACTTTTCATAAAATGAAGATGCAATATGATTTAGGGCTAAGCAAAATCTATGAGCTTGTCATTAATTCAAACCCTTGTTACGCTTTTTTACTAGATGGAAATTCCTTAATCCAAAACAAATTAATTGTTGCACATGTACTCGCTCATTGTGACTTTTTCAAAAATAACGCACATTTTTCAAATACGAATCGAGATATGATCAATAGCATGTCTTCCACAGCAGAAAGAATACATCAATATGAATATGAACATGGTACTGAAAATGTAGAAAAGTTTATTGATGCAGTTCTTGCCATACAGGAACATGTTGATCCTAGTCTTTATAGAAAATATAATACAGATCAAAATAAGAAAAAAATGAAAAACGAAGAAAGTGCAGAAGGAAAAACCGGATTTGAAGACCTATGGGATTTAGAAAATCAATCAGAACAAGCTGAAAAAAAGGATGAATCTGATAAACCAGTTTTAAAGTTCCCCAAAAAACCTGAAAAAGATATTATGTGGTTTATTGAAGAGCATTCTCCTATTTTAGAGGATTGGCAGCGTGACATTCTATCTATGTTAAGAGAAGAGATGTTATACTTTTGGCCTCAGATTCAGACGAAAATCATGAATGAGGGTTGGGCGTCATACTGGCACGTACGCATCCTAAGAGAAATGGATCTGACCTCTGAGGAAACAGTTGAGTTTGCAAAACTGAATTCCTCTGTAGTCCAGCCATCACAGCAAACGTTAAATCCTTATTATCTAGGAATAAAGATTTTTGAGGACATTGAAAAACGTTGGGATAGAGATAAGATATTTGAGGTGCGGGAAATCGATTCAGATACTTCATTTATAAGAAACTATTTAACTAAAGAACTTGTTGAAGATTTAGACCTTTATATTTTTGAAAAACAAGGCCGGGAATGGAAGGTTACTGATAAAACGTGGGAAAACATTAGAGATCAACTTGTTTCATCTAGAACAAATGGCGGTTTCCCATATCTTGTCGTAGAGAATGGCAATTTCAAAAATAACGGAGAATTATACCTCAAACATGAATATGAAGGACTTGAACTAGACTTAAAATATACTGAACGGACTCTCCCTTATTTAGAACAATTATGGGGGAAAAATGTTCATTTGGAAACTAAAATTGAAGATAAACCTGTTGTGTTTTCTTTTAAGGATCAGAAGATGCAGAGAAGGTTTTTATGA
- the yhbH gene encoding sporulation protein YhbH: protein MSSSFIVSREDWSLHRKGYQDQTRHQEKVREAIKQNLPDLITDESIILSNGKKIIKVPIKSLDEYKFRFNYNKNKHVGQGDGESKVGDVLGQEPAPSSAGKGEGAGNQPGEDYFEVEIDMEELETMLFSQLELPYLKQKEKDLLKVTDIEFNDIRKKGIMSNIDKKRTILQNLKRNASTGQPGIHGISPDDLRFKTWDEITKPQSNALIMAIMDTSGSMGSFEKYIARSFFFWMTRFLRKKYENVEIIFIAHHTEAKEVTEEEFFTKGESGGTICSSAYKKALEIIETRYSPKNYNIYPIHFSDGDNLTSDNERCTKLISKLLEKSNMFGYGEVNQYNRSSTLMSAYRNIHHPTFRHCIIREKGEVFKALKSFFSKPEVG, encoded by the coding sequence TTGAGTTCATCGTTTATCGTTTCCAGAGAAGATTGGTCATTACACCGAAAAGGGTATCAAGATCAAACCAGACACCAGGAAAAAGTAAGGGAAGCAATAAAACAAAACCTGCCTGATCTCATTACAGATGAAAGCATCATTTTATCTAATGGCAAAAAAATTATTAAAGTGCCTATCAAAAGTTTAGATGAGTATAAATTCCGTTTTAATTACAATAAAAATAAACATGTTGGTCAAGGGGATGGGGAAAGCAAAGTAGGAGATGTCTTAGGTCAGGAGCCAGCTCCATCCAGTGCTGGTAAAGGGGAAGGTGCTGGCAATCAGCCAGGAGAGGATTATTTCGAGGTTGAGATTGATATGGAAGAACTTGAAACGATGCTCTTTAGTCAACTTGAATTACCTTATTTAAAGCAAAAAGAAAAAGACTTATTAAAAGTCACAGATATTGAGTTTAATGACATACGTAAAAAAGGCATTATGTCGAATATAGATAAAAAGAGAACCATTTTACAAAATTTAAAACGAAATGCATCTACAGGTCAGCCTGGTATTCACGGTATTTCCCCCGATGATCTTCGTTTTAAAACATGGGATGAAATTACAAAACCGCAGTCTAACGCTTTAATCATGGCGATCATGGATACATCAGGATCTATGGGAAGTTTTGAAAAATATATTGCACGCAGCTTTTTCTTTTGGATGACTCGGTTTTTAAGAAAAAAATATGAAAATGTTGAAATCATCTTTATAGCACATCACACTGAAGCTAAGGAAGTTACAGAAGAGGAATTTTTTACAAAAGGGGAAAGTGGAGGTACGATATGTTCTTCAGCTTATAAAAAAGCACTAGAAATCATTGAAACCAGGTATTCACCTAAAAATTACAATATATACCCTATTCATTTTTCCGATGGAGATAATTTAACTTCAGATAATGAAAGATGTACGAAATTAATAAGTAAATTGTTGGAAAAAAGCAACATGTTTGGTTATGGTGAAGTAAATCAATACAATCGAAGTTCCACATTGATGTCAGCATATCGGAATATACACCATCCTACTTTTCGCCATTGTATTATTCGTGAAAAAGGAGAAGTTTTCAAAGCACTAAAAAGCTTCTTTTCTAAACCTGAAGTGGGGTGA